The Agreia sp. COWG nucleotide sequence ATCCTCCGTAAGAAGGCTCAGAGCGAGAAGCTCCGTGTGCCCGACGACATCCTCGAGTACATGGCGACGAAGGTCTCCTCCAATGTGCGTGAACTCGAGGGCACCCTCATCCGGGTCACGGCCTTCGCGAGCCTCAACCGCACACCGGTCGACATGCAGCTCGTGCAGACGGTTCTGAAAGACCTCATCACACTCGATGAAGACAACATCATCGCCCCCGTCGACATCATCAATCACACGGCCGACTACTTCAAGCTCTCCGTCGACGACCTCTACGGATCCTCTCGATCACAGGCCATAGCGACGGCGCGACAGATCGCCATGTATCTGTGCCGGGAGATGACGAGCCTGTCCCTGCCGAAGATCGGCCAGTTGTTCGGCGGAAGAGACCACACCACGGTCATGTACGCGAACAACAAGATCGGCAAGTTGATGACCGAGAAGCGTTCGATCTACAACCAGGTCACCGAGGTCAGCAACCGCATCAAGCACAACCAGCGCTACAAAGACGTCTGATCCGTCGGCTTCGCCCGCCGACTTTCCACAACATGTGTAGGAAGCTGTGGATAAGGTGCCGAAAGATGTGGGAACCATTGTCTTCGCTGTGGAATGGTTCATCTGCCGTTCCACGCAGCGTCGAGTTGTGGATACCGATCGCACACGGTTTCAACATCTCACAGCCGTGTAGTTCCCTACAGCGCACTGCAATCCACAGAAGTTATCCACATATCCACAGCGGTTAAGACCATTAACGTTTAATTCTTAATTCAGCTCGCCCCAATAACCTTTCCGAAGCGTGCGGTCTGCAGGGCACCCACCCATCGACCACCTGCCGCACCCGATAGCATTGGGGCCAAATAACAATCAGATTCGTCTGGCCAATCTCGTTCGGGGAGTCTTCGTGAAGTTTCAAGCCAACAGGGACGTCTTCAGCGAAGCCGTTTCCTTCGCCGTCAAGCTGCTGCCTCAGCGAACCACTCTTCCGATCCTGTCCGGAATCCTCATCAAAGCCGATGGAGAAGGCCTCACACTGTCGTCGTTCGATTACGAGGTGTCAGCGCAGACTCAGATCGCCGCAGACGTAGAGGAACCGGGAACCGTGCTCGTCTCCGGCCGGCTTCTCTCCGACATCGCCAGCAAGCTCCCCAACGCACCCGTGCGGTTCGCCTCAGAGGATTCGCGCATTACCGTGTCCAGTGGCTCGGCCAAATTCACGCTGTTGAGCATGCCCGTCGAGGAGTACCCGAGCCTTCCCCAGATCGGCGAGGAATCAGGCATCCTTCCTGCCGACAAGTTCGCCGCTGCCGTCGCTCAGGTCGCTGTCGCCGCATCCCGCGACGACGTCACGCCCGTGATCACGGGCGTTCAGCTCGAGGTCTCAGACAACACCCTCTCGCTGGTCGCAACGGATCGATATCGCGTCGCCGTGCGCAACATCGACTGGGATTCAGGCGAGAACGGAGTCGCGACCGCCTCGGCGCTGGTACCGGCGAAGACGCTGCAAGAGGTGGGCAAGACGTTCGGCAATGCCGGAACCATCTCCGTCTCGATCACGAGCACAGACGATCGCGAACTCATCGCCTTCCGGGCAGACAAGAAGACCGTCACCTCGCTGCTCATCAAGGGCAACTTCCCGCCGGTCAAGCGACTCTTTCCCGAAACGGTCGACAACTACGCGGTGATGAACACAGCCGAGCTCATCGAGTCCACCCGTCGTGTCAGCCTCGTGCTCGAGCGCGAGGCTGCACTCCGCTTCTCCTTCACGATCGATGGGGTGACTCTCGAGGCCATCGGAAGCGAGCAGGCCCAGGCATCCGAATCGATCGACGCTCTGCTCACCGGCTCCGACACCGTCGTCTCGCTGAAACCCCAGTTCCTGCTTGATGGCCTGAGTGCGGTGCACTCGGAATATGTTCGGATCTCGTTCACGAAGACCGACAACCCCAACAAGCCAGGGCCAGTGCTCATCACGAGCCAGTCGTCCAAAGACCAGCCAGGCACAGACGACTACAAGTACCTGCTGCAGCCGAACCTGTTGCTGCGGTAATTCACCGGATGCCGGTGGCCGGCTTCCCGGGCACCAACACCCTCGTCTTTCGTCAAGGAGATTAGCAATGCACATCGGACTCGTCGGTCTCGGCAAAATGGGAAACAACATGCGCGCTCGCCTGCGCAATGCCGGACACGAGGTGACCGGCTACGACAACAACCCGGCCGTCACCGACGTGGCCGACCTGGCAGCGCTCGCTGCTGCGCTGCCCAGCCCCCGCGTCGTGTGGGTCATGGTTCCCGCCGGCAAGATCACCGACAGCGTCATCACCGAGCTCGGCACCGTGCTCTCCGAGGGCGACCTTGTCATCGACGGCGGCAACTCGCGCTTCACCGAAGACTTCAAGCACGCCGCAGAGCTCGAGCCCAAGGGCA carries:
- the dnaN gene encoding DNA polymerase III subunit beta; this encodes MKFQANRDVFSEAVSFAVKLLPQRTTLPILSGILIKADGEGLTLSSFDYEVSAQTQIAADVEEPGTVLVSGRLLSDIASKLPNAPVRFASEDSRITVSSGSAKFTLLSMPVEEYPSLPQIGEESGILPADKFAAAVAQVAVAASRDDVTPVITGVQLEVSDNTLSLVATDRYRVAVRNIDWDSGENGVATASALVPAKTLQEVGKTFGNAGTISVSITSTDDRELIAFRADKKTVTSLLIKGNFPPVKRLFPETVDNYAVMNTAELIESTRRVSLVLEREAALRFSFTIDGVTLEAIGSEQAQASESIDALLTGSDTVVSLKPQFLLDGLSAVHSEYVRISFTKTDNPNKPGPVLITSQSSKDQPGTDDYKYLLQPNLLLR